In the genome of Maribacter forsetii DSM 18668, the window GGTTTAAGCAAATAGCATACCTATACGATTACATATGGTATGGTGAGCAAACTATAGATAATAATAAATACACGAAATCGGTTTTGGATTTTGAATCGATCAACAAACAAATTCAAACATAACTTGGGTAAGCGTTCTAAAATAATACTTGGGCTTTTGATTGTGGTGCTAATTGGTATCATCGTGACAGAAATTGTGCGTCCTAGACCCATAAATTGGAGACCGTCTTACACATCGGTTTCTAAAATTCCGTTTGGCTGTTTTGTTCTGTTTAACGAACTACCGAACATATTTTCGAACAACGAAATTGAATCTGTCGAAAATAGCATGTACGATATTCTAATTCAACGAGATAGCTCCATACGCTCCAATTATTTAATCATCAACGATTTTGTCTATTTAGATGAGCAAGAGACTAATCAAGTTTTAAAATATGTAGCTGACGGCAATCAAGTTTTTATAGCTAGCAACAATCTTACAGGTCAATTAGCCGATACATTAAACATTGAAATCAGACAACAATATGACATTCAAGAAGATTCTGTAAAAGCTTCGTTTACCAATCAAAATTTTGAACAAGAACATTTCTATTTTACAAGAGGTGTTGACCCTAGTTATTTTGCAAGTGTAGATACCTTAAAAACAGAAATTCTAGGACACCTACAGTTTAAGTCTTCTACCTTTTTAGAAAATAACGAAGATGAAATTAAGGTTCAACCCAACTTTATCAAAACAACTTTTGGTAAGGGAAATTTCTTGATAAACACCTTACCAGTTGCCTTTACCAACTATTACGTTTTGGGTGATAATAGTAACTACAGTGTTCAAAGTTTTTCTTATCTAAACGACCAACTTTTGTATTGGGACGATTACAAGAAATCTGGCAGAAAAGTTATTACTTCACCTATGCGGTTTATATTGAACCAGCCTGCATTAAAATGGAGTTATTACTTACTTGTCATAGGTCTGCTGCTTTTTGTAATATTTAAAGCAAAACGAGAACAGCGAATCATACCTATTATTAAACCTTTAGAAAACTCTTCTGTAGAATTTGCAAAAACTGTTGGATCACTATATTATCAACATAGGGATTATACTAATTTGAACAATAAAAAGATAACTTATTTTTTAACGCACATTAGAAATAAGTACTATCTAAACACTTCAGTTTTAGATGAGAATCTAATAACCCAATTAAGTGCTAAAGCAGGTAAACCTAAAGAAGAAACAAAAGCTTTAATTGAACTCATACTTAATCTAAAAAACAAAACGGTACATACTGAACAGGATTCTTTAACCCTAGTTCAGAAAATAAATACATTTAAACAATCTTATGGAAGATAATACACAGGATGAAAACAACGTAGAATTTAATTCGCGCATTGATCTCTCTAAATTACAAGAATCTGTAGCCAAGGTTAAATCTGAATTAGGAAAAGTAATTATAGGTCAACAAGATATGATCGAGTTACTGATTGTTTCTATTTTGGCAAATGGGCATTCACTTATTGAAGGTGTACCCGGTGTTGCCAAAACAGTGACCGCAAAGCTTTTGGCAAAAACAATGAACGTAGATTTTAGTAGAATTCAGTTTACGCCAGATTTAATGCCAAGTGATATTTTGGGTACTTCCATTTTTAATGTAAAAACCTCAGAATTTGAATTTAAAAAAGGTCCTATATTCTCTAATAT includes:
- a CDS encoding DUF4350 domain-containing protein, with translation MTEIVRPRPINWRPSYTSVSKIPFGCFVLFNELPNIFSNNEIESVENSMYDILIQRDSSIRSNYLIINDFVYLDEQETNQVLKYVADGNQVFIASNNLTGQLADTLNIEIRQQYDIQEDSVKASFTNQNFEQEHFYFTRGVDPSYFASVDTLKTEILGHLQFKSSTFLENNEDEIKVQPNFIKTTFGKGNFLINTLPVAFTNYYVLGDNSNYSVQSFSYLNDQLLYWDDYKKSGRKVITSPMRFILNQPALKWSYYLLVIGLLLFVIFKAKREQRIIPIIKPLENSSVEFAKTVGSLYYQHRDYTNLNNKKITYFLTHIRNKYYLNTSVLDENLITQLSAKAGKPKEETKALIELILNLKNKTVHTEQDSLTLVQKINTFKQSYGR